Proteins from a genomic interval of Symmachiella macrocystis:
- a CDS encoding IS3 family transposase (programmed frameshift), which produces MPRKRHTSEQIITKLREAEVHLSQGMTIPLMCKRLGIHQQTYYKWRREYGGLRMDQAKRLKELEKENNRLKRLLAESELDKAILKEAAFGKLLSPTKRSKAVNFVRDSLGQDRVSERRACRVLGQARSTQRRTRVAGSDEPRLIREMVELATQYGRYGYRRVTELLHRKGWKVNHKRIERLWRQEGLKVPQKQPKRRRLWLGDGSCVRLRPQYENHVWSYDFVHCRTHDGRAFRMLNLIDEHTRECLAIDVARRLNSEHVLERLSDLFVRRGVPDHIRSDNGPEFTAKRVRKWLKKVEVKTLFIEPGSPWENGYIESFNGKLRDELLDGEIFDTLLEAKVLIERWRREYNTIRPHSSLGYRAPVPETKLFCSPASATLQQANRTTRDTIEH; this is translated from the exons ATGCCGAGGAAGCGTCATACGTCAGAACAGATTATTACCAAGCTCCGGGAAGCTGAGGTTCATCTTTCCCAAGGAATGACAATTCCGCTGATGTGCAAGAGGCTGGGGATTCATCAACAGACCTACTACAAGTGGCGACGCGAGTATGGTGGTCTGCGGATGGATCAGGCAAAACGTTTGAAAGAGCTGGAGAAAGAGAACAATCGCCTCAAGAGGTTGCTCGCTGAATCGGAACTGGACAAAGCCATTCTGAAAGAAGCCGCGT TCGGGAAACTTCTAAGCCCTACGAAGCGTAGCAAGGCAGTGAACTTCGTACGGGATTCTTTAGGACAGGATCGGGTTTCAGAACGGCGAGCTTGCCGTGTGCTGGGCCAAGCCCGATCCACTCAGAGAAGGACGCGAGTTGCTGGGAGTGATGAACCACGACTGATCCGTGAGATGGTGGAATTGGCGACGCAGTATGGTCGTTACGGCTATCGCCGTGTGACCGAACTTCTTCATCGAAAAGGCTGGAAGGTGAATCACAAACGCATCGAACGGTTGTGGAGACAGGAAGGATTGAAAGTGCCTCAAAAACAGCCGAAAAGGCGTCGTCTGTGGTTGGGTGACGGGTCGTGTGTTCGCCTGCGACCTCAGTACGAGAACCATGTTTGGAGTTACGATTTCGTGCATTGCCGGACTCACGATGGTCGTGCTTTTCGGATGTTAAATCTGATTGATGAACACACGCGAGAGTGTCTGGCCATTGATGTCGCGAGGAGGCTCAACAGTGAACATGTGTTGGAACGCCTCAGCGACCTGTTTGTGCGTCGAGGAGTTCCCGATCACATCCGGAGTGATAACGGTCCAGAGTTCACTGCCAAGCGAGTCCGCAAGTGGCTTAAGAAGGTGGAGGTGAAGACGTTGTTCATTGAGCCAGGCAGTCCTTGGGAAAACGGTTACATCGAATCGTTCAACGGGAAACTACGGGACGAATTGCTTGATGGAGAAATCTTCGATACGTTATTGGAGGCAAAGGTACTGATCGAACGTTGGCGAAGAGAATACAACACGATCAGGCCTCACAGTTCTCTTGGCTATCGAGCCCCGGTGCCGGAGACGAAACTGTTCTGTTCGCCGGCTTCCGCTACGCTCCAGCAGGCGAACAGAACAACCCGTGATACAATTGAACACTAA
- a CDS encoding polysaccharide biosynthesis/export family protein: protein MIQLNTKSCDWCHPWGQVTGCATFDDSSVEYSTAPPISEVIPHELSKATSPVYVIEPPDVLTISAISLVPKHPYRVRPLDTLIVQATGMPTEAPIGGEHVIGLDGNLVLGYEYDYLDGQHQPIRATGKTIEMIRNELEERLQLVAREPRVWITLSSIASQQDISGEHLVAPDGRVTLGSYGRVSLIGMTIEEAKTTIETHLSQYFENPQVGVDVFGFNSKVYYVITQGAGLGDQVFRLPIKGSETALDAIGEIQGFSSNSSIRMWVARPGFNNQGGDQIMPIDWLGISQRGDVTTNYQLMPGDRLYVAEDKLVAFDTALAKIISPIERMLGVTLLGTQTANRITTYGTVNNQGF from the coding sequence GTGATACAATTGAACACTAAGTCATGTGACTGGTGTCATCCATGGGGGCAGGTCACAGGATGCGCGACTTTCGACGATTCGTCCGTCGAGTATTCCACGGCGCCCCCCATCTCGGAAGTCATTCCGCACGAGTTGTCCAAGGCGACATCGCCGGTCTACGTCATCGAGCCTCCCGATGTGTTGACCATCTCGGCAATCAGCCTCGTTCCCAAACATCCCTACCGCGTCCGCCCACTCGATACGCTGATCGTGCAAGCCACGGGAATGCCGACCGAAGCGCCCATTGGGGGAGAACATGTCATCGGTCTCGATGGCAACTTGGTCCTGGGCTACGAATATGATTATCTCGACGGTCAGCATCAACCCATTCGCGCGACCGGTAAAACGATTGAGATGATCCGCAACGAATTGGAAGAACGGTTGCAACTGGTGGCGCGTGAGCCGCGGGTATGGATCACGCTTTCCAGTATCGCCTCACAACAGGACATCTCCGGCGAACATTTGGTCGCCCCTGACGGACGCGTCACACTCGGCAGTTATGGTCGCGTGAGCCTGATCGGGATGACGATCGAAGAAGCCAAAACAACAATCGAAACACACCTTTCTCAATACTTCGAAAATCCGCAAGTCGGCGTCGACGTGTTCGGTTTCAACAGCAAGGTGTATTACGTCATTACACAAGGCGCGGGCCTGGGCGATCAAGTGTTTCGGCTGCCCATCAAAGGGAGCGAAACGGCTTTGGATGCGATCGGAGAGATCCAAGGCTTTTCTTCGAATTCATCGATCCGGATGTGGGTGGCCCGTCCCGGTTTCAATAACCAGGGGGGCGACCAAATCATGCCCATCGATTGGCTGGGAATTTCCCAACGCGGCGACGTGACGACCAACTACCAACTCATGCCGGGCGACCGCCTGTATGTGGCGGAAGACAAATTGGTGGCCTTCGATACCGCCCTGGCGAAAATCATCTCGCCGATCGAACGCATGCTGGGTGTGACATTGTTGGGAACCCAGACGGCCAATCGAATTACGACCTACGGCACTGTGAACAACCAAGGTTTCTAG
- a CDS encoding DUF1501 domain-containing protein: MPRSTPHTLRPSRRDVLCAGTLAIGGINLSHLLRAEEAVSGSSEKSAIVILLDGGPSHIDTFDPKPTAPREMRGEFSTISTSLPGVQFCEHLPQLAQATDRYALVRGVSHSLSDHGLGKKYILTGTPPLASIQYPSYSAVMNYRNPAAIELPGTVAIPRSPQGPGFLGIEHASFETGEFPKAGRPLDIPALALPTGTTSPMLERRERLRRTLDQKLEQSGNSTVLLDGMDRHSQKAYSILTSRRTRAAFDLSQEKPAFAKQFAQDAFSQSCLLAIRLVEAGVRCVTISFGGWDTHRNNFPTLKNKNLPRLDTGLVALLQGLTQRGLFDSTSVLATGEFGRTPKINAYGQPGREHYAKCMFMLLAGGGFVGGQVVGGSDTTGSLPAEVSISPDDVAATFYTSLGMDPEQVLHSPDGRPVTLVRNGSPIRQLIRGS, from the coding sequence ATGCCTCGATCTACTCCCCACACCTTGCGACCCTCGCGTCGAGACGTGCTCTGCGCGGGGACTCTTGCGATCGGCGGCATCAATCTTTCGCATCTGTTGCGCGCCGAGGAGGCCGTTTCAGGCTCATCCGAAAAGTCGGCCATCGTGATCTTATTGGATGGCGGGCCGTCGCACATCGATACCTTTGATCCCAAGCCCACGGCGCCCCGCGAAATGCGCGGGGAGTTTAGCACGATCTCCACATCGCTGCCCGGCGTCCAGTTTTGCGAACATCTTCCGCAATTGGCGCAGGCCACCGATCGTTATGCCTTGGTGCGCGGAGTGTCCCACTCGTTGTCCGACCATGGGTTGGGAAAAAAATACATCCTGACGGGAACTCCGCCACTGGCTTCAATTCAGTATCCTTCATATTCCGCGGTGATGAATTATCGAAATCCCGCTGCGATAGAATTGCCTGGAACTGTTGCCATTCCCCGCTCGCCTCAAGGACCGGGCTTTTTGGGAATCGAGCATGCCTCGTTTGAAACAGGAGAGTTTCCCAAGGCGGGACGTCCCCTGGATATCCCGGCGCTGGCCCTCCCCACGGGAACAACCTCCCCAATGCTCGAGCGTCGCGAACGGTTACGACGCACGCTGGATCAGAAACTCGAGCAGTCCGGGAATTCCACTGTGCTGTTGGACGGCATGGACCGTCACAGCCAGAAGGCGTATTCGATCCTAACTTCGCGGCGGACACGCGCCGCATTCGATCTCTCCCAAGAAAAACCGGCCTTTGCCAAACAGTTTGCTCAGGATGCTTTCAGTCAAAGTTGCCTGCTGGCCATTCGTCTGGTCGAGGCGGGCGTGCGCTGCGTGACGATTTCGTTCGGGGGCTGGGATACGCACCGGAACAATTTTCCAACCCTTAAAAACAAGAATCTTCCGCGACTAGATACGGGGTTGGTCGCACTGTTGCAAGGCTTGACGCAGCGAGGTCTATTCGATTCGACCTCGGTACTGGCCACAGGTGAATTTGGGCGCACCCCTAAAATCAATGCGTATGGTCAACCAGGTCGCGAGCACTATGCAAAGTGCATGTTCATGTTGTTGGCCGGCGGAGGTTTCGTCGGTGGCCAGGTGGTAGGTGGCAGCGATACCACCGGTTCGTTACCTGCCGAGGTCTCCATCTCTCCCGACGATGTCGCCGCGACATTTTATACCAGCCTGGGGATGGACCCTGAGCAGGTTTTGCATTCCCCCGACGGTCGACCGGTGACTTTGGTGCGCAATGGTTCGCCGATCCGACAGTTGATTCGCGGTAGTTGA
- a CDS encoding DUF1549 domain-containing protein yields MAVLNLCPKIGINVLMAAVILTAVAIKAQADPPPRPAFRNHIVPLLTRLGCNKAACHGAADGQAGFHLSLFGYDLKGDHEALLSGDPNPRVNWRDPESSLILQKPCGFEDHEGGVLFEPESFEYQVLLNWVKNRAPGIPLGTDWIEVKSLDVQPAVIRGLPTDKPIQLRVQAEWNNKTSDDVTPFCRFVSKDESIATVGPAGEITLHKPGMTHVLIYYDRVIQPVEVIVPFADTASNAGPAPTGAGSIDTAVDRQLAQLGLQPAELCSEAEFLRRVSLDLTGRLPRSDEVLEFIDDKAADKRERKIDALLTSDAYTDHWTAWLCELFGLNEQVMPDGAFRREEALLSYQWVRRRVEQGTSYDQLVNDLVRNINRRSDQPFDEYIDQTNAYFRPGGEDLLVKQDQLPFFWGRKHIRDASNKALTFSHTFLAVKLQCAECHKHPFDRWTKEDFEGLEAFFEPFKFGMPSKDIPASKRIRDTFRPKKGSINDHVIRQAFDAGKRVSFPGVYIKDDDKSATAPQVDRLKVLTDWMNDRDHPYLAIALVNRVWEHFLGTGIVSTPDDLSIGNPPSNRELLDRLVLQFIESDYRLRTLHREIVTSRAYQRSSTLKDAVPEHRRQFAQSQFRPMSAEVLYDAVFQATADDETQITSTDTMVGPLSVLRNTHRARKLLARMGQPPGDEVCARVRSNDPTLPRTLELYNGPTFRKLLDRPKGWIGRLRSTGTEAAAQQLRTPGGLLPNLIDAAFLRTVSRLPSSEERSSCLSYCQESKSLPDGVRDVLWALINSREFLLNH; encoded by the coding sequence ATGGCTGTTCTCAATCTGTGTCCCAAAATCGGCATCAACGTCCTGATGGCCGCTGTGATTCTCACGGCTGTTGCGATCAAGGCCCAGGCCGATCCGCCGCCGCGACCAGCGTTTCGAAACCATATTGTGCCGTTGCTCACGCGACTTGGCTGCAACAAAGCGGCCTGTCATGGAGCAGCCGACGGGCAGGCTGGGTTTCACCTCTCCCTATTCGGCTATGACTTGAAGGGGGATCACGAAGCGTTACTCTCAGGCGATCCAAACCCACGGGTCAATTGGCGGGATCCTGAATCGAGCCTGATTCTACAAAAGCCCTGCGGCTTCGAAGATCACGAAGGGGGCGTGCTGTTCGAGCCGGAGAGTTTTGAATATCAAGTGCTGTTGAATTGGGTGAAAAACCGAGCCCCAGGCATTCCGCTGGGAACCGATTGGATCGAAGTCAAATCGCTCGACGTGCAACCCGCGGTTATCCGCGGTCTCCCGACCGACAAACCGATTCAATTACGCGTCCAGGCAGAGTGGAATAACAAGACAAGCGACGACGTCACGCCATTCTGCCGTTTCGTTTCCAAAGACGAGTCGATTGCTACAGTCGGGCCTGCCGGCGAGATCACGTTGCACAAGCCGGGGATGACGCATGTGCTGATCTACTACGATCGCGTGATTCAACCTGTCGAAGTCATTGTGCCCTTCGCAGACACCGCATCGAATGCCGGCCCTGCGCCAACTGGTGCAGGCAGTATCGATACGGCCGTCGATCGGCAACTTGCGCAATTGGGGCTACAACCAGCCGAACTTTGCAGTGAAGCGGAATTCCTCCGCCGTGTCAGCTTGGATTTGACCGGTCGCCTGCCGCGGTCGGATGAGGTGCTCGAATTTATTGACGATAAAGCGGCCGACAAACGAGAACGCAAGATTGACGCACTGTTGACCAGCGACGCTTATACCGATCATTGGACTGCGTGGTTGTGTGAACTATTTGGGCTGAATGAACAGGTCATGCCCGACGGCGCGTTTCGCCGCGAAGAAGCCTTGCTCAGTTATCAATGGGTTCGCCGGCGCGTGGAGCAGGGGACGAGTTACGATCAGTTGGTCAACGATCTGGTACGCAACATCAACCGGCGATCGGACCAGCCGTTTGATGAATACATCGATCAAACTAACGCGTACTTCCGCCCTGGGGGGGAGGACCTGTTGGTCAAGCAGGATCAACTTCCCTTTTTTTGGGGCAGAAAGCATATTCGCGATGCCTCGAATAAAGCGTTGACGTTCAGCCACACATTTTTGGCAGTCAAGCTTCAGTGCGCCGAATGCCACAAGCATCCCTTTGATCGCTGGACGAAAGAAGACTTCGAGGGTTTGGAGGCGTTCTTTGAGCCGTTTAAGTTTGGCATGCCCAGCAAAGACATTCCCGCGTCGAAGCGAATTCGTGATACGTTCCGGCCTAAAAAAGGATCGATCAACGACCACGTCATTCGACAGGCATTTGATGCCGGCAAACGCGTCTCCTTTCCCGGAGTCTATATAAAAGACGATGACAAGAGTGCGACGGCGCCGCAGGTCGACCGGCTCAAGGTGTTAACCGACTGGATGAATGATCGCGACCATCCGTATCTAGCCATCGCGCTTGTCAATCGGGTGTGGGAACACTTTTTAGGAACCGGGATCGTCAGCACGCCGGATGATCTGAGTATTGGGAATCCTCCCAGCAATCGTGAACTCTTGGATCGGCTGGTTCTGCAATTTATCGAATCGGATTATCGCCTTCGCACGTTGCATCGTGAAATTGTGACGAGTCGGGCGTATCAGCGCAGTTCCACGCTTAAAGACGCGGTGCCTGAACATCGTCGGCAGTTCGCGCAATCTCAGTTTCGCCCGATGTCGGCGGAGGTGCTCTATGATGCGGTTTTTCAGGCGACTGCGGATGATGAGACACAAATAACCTCGACAGATACAATGGTCGGTCCGCTATCGGTCTTGCGAAATACCCATCGCGCGCGAAAATTGTTGGCGCGGATGGGGCAACCGCCGGGCGACGAAGTATGCGCACGCGTTCGCTCGAATGACCCCACGCTGCCGCGCACGTTAGAATTATACAACGGACCAACGTTTCGCAAACTTTTGGATCGTCCTAAAGGTTGGATTGGCCGCTTGCGGAGCACCGGAACCGAAGCGGCGGCTCAGCAGTTGAGAACCCCCGGTGGACTTTTGCCGAACTTAATCGACGCTGCCTTTTTACGGACGGTCTCGCGACTACCCTCGAGTGAAGAACGCTCCAGCTGCCTGTCCTATTGTCAAGAATCAAAGAGTCTTCCCGACGGCGTGCGCGATGTCCTTTGGGCACTGATCAACTCACGAGAATTTTTGCTCAACCATTAA
- a CDS encoding exosortase-associated EpsI family protein → MKTAIALAIASLVTVASAQLQPGRLYQQAPAKILDTESQRLANFPVAFGDWESQAEGDSLPEGVQTELGLENYLSRIYRNRKTNQQVALLIMVGSPGRLVRHPPDICYSNRGSRTLSTDEILIEDADAGHSFRSLAYVGDDSMDQSDEFVVAYGHTADSQWDVPRFPRFTYGSESFLYKMQVLVAGGDNNEERIQTAQMFLTDCVQAFQTLRSAK, encoded by the coding sequence ATGAAAACCGCAATTGCATTAGCGATAGCCTCACTGGTTACCGTGGCCTCCGCTCAGCTGCAGCCGGGACGCCTTTATCAGCAAGCTCCTGCGAAAATTCTTGATACCGAATCACAACGACTTGCAAACTTTCCAGTGGCATTTGGGGATTGGGAATCGCAAGCCGAGGGCGATTCGCTCCCTGAAGGCGTGCAAACGGAATTAGGGCTTGAGAATTATCTCAGCAGGATCTATCGCAACCGAAAGACAAATCAACAGGTCGCGTTGTTGATCATGGTCGGTTCACCGGGCCGTTTGGTTCGCCATCCACCGGACATTTGCTATTCAAATCGTGGCAGCCGAACACTTTCGACTGATGAAATCCTTATCGAAGACGCCGACGCAGGACACAGCTTTCGATCCCTGGCCTATGTCGGAGACGATTCAATGGATCAATCCGACGAGTTCGTTGTTGCGTATGGCCACACTGCTGATTCGCAATGGGATGTGCCACGTTTTCCGCGATTCACTTATGGCAGCGAATCATTCTTGTACAAAATGCAGGTGCTCGTTGCCGGGGGTGACAATAACGAGGAGCGGATTCAGACCGCGCAGATGTTTCTGACGGACTGTGTCCAAGCTTTCCAAACGCTGCGAAGTGCGAAATGA